In Bacillus kexueae, the following proteins share a genomic window:
- a CDS encoding FxsA family protein has translation MRTLLLFLIIVPALEIGLLLFSGRTLGVLPTILLIILTGVLGAYLAKKQGIHTLRKVQEEMSYGRLPGDAIIDGLCILVGGVVLLTPGFITDAIGFILLFPQSRNLLKPLIQRIIKNIVDKNHITIIRP, from the coding sequence ATGCGAACGTTGCTTTTGTTTTTGATTATCGTCCCAGCATTGGAAATCGGTCTTTTATTATTTTCAGGGCGTACACTAGGCGTGTTACCAACGATCCTATTAATTATTTTAACTGGGGTACTGGGAGCGTATTTAGCAAAGAAGCAGGGGATTCATACACTTAGAAAAGTTCAAGAAGAAATGAGTTACGGAAGGCTACCTGGCGATGCAATTATAGATGGTTTATGTATTCTAGTTGGAGGTGTTGTTTTACTAACTCCTGGCTTTATTACAGATGCTATCGGATTTATCTTATTATTTCCTCAAAGTAGAAACTTGTTAAAACCACTCATACAACGAATTATTAAAAATATCGTAGATAAGAATCATATAACGATTATTCGCCCGTAA
- the ytvI gene encoding sporulation integral membrane protein YtvI: protein MDRILFTRLLRLLGTLLVIVIGGLILYFLSSLIYPFLIAFIIAFFIHPVVQFLEERARLNRSIATFFVLVILLSLIIGLFTFIIAEIIQGTTYLATVVPEHFQKLVLYLEAFMTKQLFPIYHSMAQMFQSLDINQQETILSNIQSFGEHVGSNTAAFLKDSLERIPMLLSWFPNTATVLIFSLLATFFISKDWNRWKRQISKILPARAKQSSFAVFAELQKAFFGFLKAQLTLISITTLIVLLGLIFLNVNYALTIAILIGLVDLLPYVGTGLIFVPWIIYLTFSGSLPTAIGIGVLYVIVLIFRQIIEPKIISYTIGIDPFFTLVSLFIGFKLFGFIGLMIGPVTLVLLKTLYTVGVLEEIWAFIKGK from the coding sequence ATGGACCGAATCCTTTTCACCCGCCTTTTACGTCTTCTTGGCACCTTACTTGTAATTGTGATTGGCGGTTTGATTTTATATTTTTTGTCTTCATTGATTTACCCTTTTCTTATTGCATTTATCATCGCGTTTTTTATTCATCCAGTTGTTCAGTTTCTTGAGGAGAGGGCAAGACTGAATAGAAGTATTGCTACTTTCTTCGTTTTAGTTATCCTTCTCTCTCTTATCATCGGGCTTTTTACATTCATCATTGCCGAAATTATTCAGGGCACAACTTATTTAGCAACCGTCGTCCCCGAACATTTCCAGAAGCTCGTTCTTTACTTAGAAGCGTTTATGACCAAACAGTTGTTTCCAATCTATCACTCGATGGCTCAAATGTTTCAGTCACTAGATATTAATCAACAAGAGACTATTTTATCAAATATTCAATCGTTTGGGGAACATGTTGGCTCAAATACCGCTGCCTTTCTAAAGGACTCGTTAGAACGAATTCCGATGCTACTTTCCTGGTTCCCAAATACAGCAACTGTTCTCATTTTTTCTCTATTAGCTACCTTTTTTATTAGCAAAGATTGGAACCGTTGGAAACGACAAATTAGTAAGATTCTCCCAGCACGTGCCAAGCAAAGCAGCTTTGCGGTTTTTGCAGAACTACAAAAAGCCTTTTTCGGATTTCTTAAAGCACAACTTACGCTTATCTCCATAACAACTTTAATTGTCCTTTTAGGTCTCATTTTCTTAAACGTAAACTACGCTCTTACAATTGCTATTCTAATAGGGCTTGTCGACTTACTCCCTTACGTGGGTACAGGGCTCATTTTTGTACCGTGGATTATTTATTTAACGTTTAGCGGCAGTTTGCCAACGGCAATTGGCATTGGTGTGCTCTATGTCATCGTGTTAATATTTCGGCAAATCATTGAGCCGAAAATTATCTCTTATACTATTGGAATCGATCCTTTTTTTACGTTAGTTTCATTATTTATTGGCTTTAAATTATTCGGCTTCATCGGACTCATGATTGGCCCTGTTACCCTTGTCCTTCTCAAAACACTCTATACTGTAGGTGTATTAGAAGAGATTTGGGCGTTTATTAAAGGAAAATAA
- a CDS encoding DUF441 domain-containing protein, whose amino-acid sequence MFNQASLFLILLLVIGFIAKNQSLMIAVSFLLVIKWIGLDEKIFPSIQKSGINWGVTVITVAVLVPIATGDIGFKQLIESLKSPYAWVALLSGVAVALIAKSGLSLLSNDPHITTALVFGTILAVALFKGVAVGPLIGAGIAYLAMQLVKIFQ is encoded by the coding sequence ATGTTTAATCAGGCGTCATTATTTTTAATTTTATTATTGGTAATCGGGTTCATTGCAAAAAATCAATCATTAATGATTGCGGTATCTTTCTTGTTAGTAATCAAATGGATTGGGTTGGATGAAAAAATTTTTCCGTCTATTCAAAAGAGTGGGATTAACTGGGGAGTAACCGTCATTACCGTTGCCGTATTAGTTCCAATCGCAACAGGAGATATCGGTTTTAAACAATTAATAGAAAGTTTAAAATCACCATATGCATGGGTTGCACTACTTTCAGGTGTAGCCGTTGCCTTAATCGCTAAAAGTGGCCTTTCTTTATTATCGAACGACCCACACATTACAACCGCTCTTGTTTTCGGGACGATATTAGCTGTTGCACTTTTTAAAGGTGTTGCAGTTGGGCCGTTAATCGGAGCTGGGATCGCTTATTTAGCGATGCAACTCGTGAAAATTTTTCAATAA
- the citZ gene encoding citrate synthase, protein MTATRGLEGVVATTSSISSIIDDTLTYVGYNIDDLAENASFEEVVYLLWHRQLPNAEQLHTLKKELASNAKIPAELVEHLKSYPINSVHPMAALRTAISFLGLFDEEADEMSQEANYRKAIRLQAKISTIVTAFARIRKGLEPVEPREDLGFAANFLYMLTGNEPDEVAVEAFNKALVLHADHELNASTFTSRVCVATLSDVYSGVTAAISALKGPLHGGANERVMKMLTEIGEVEHVESYIREKLDRKEKIMGFGHRVYRKGDPRAKHLKEMSRRLTSITGESKWYDMSTKIESIVTGEKSLPPNVDFYSASVYHSLGIDHDLFTPIFAVSRVSGWLAHILEQYDNNRLIRPRADYVGPEKQAYVPIDERN, encoded by the coding sequence ATGACAGCAACACGCGGTCTAGAAGGGGTAGTAGCCACTACTTCATCAATTAGTTCAATTATTGACGATACATTAACGTATGTAGGATACAACATTGATGACTTAGCAGAAAATGCAAGCTTTGAAGAGGTTGTCTATTTATTATGGCATCGTCAGCTTCCAAACGCTGAACAATTACATACGCTAAAAAAAGAGCTTGCTTCAAATGCTAAAATCCCAGCGGAGTTAGTAGAGCATTTGAAATCATACCCGATCAATTCGGTGCACCCAATGGCAGCGCTCCGCACAGCGATTTCATTTCTTGGACTATTTGATGAAGAAGCGGATGAAATGTCACAGGAAGCTAACTATCGCAAAGCAATTCGTCTTCAAGCAAAGATTTCCACAATCGTTACTGCATTTGCTCGAATTCGCAAAGGGCTAGAGCCGGTAGAACCACGTGAGGATTTAGGTTTTGCTGCTAATTTCCTTTACATGTTAACTGGAAATGAGCCAGATGAAGTTGCAGTCGAAGCATTTAATAAGGCTCTCGTATTGCATGCCGATCACGAATTAAATGCATCAACATTTACATCCCGTGTCTGCGTGGCAACATTATCTGATGTTTATTCTGGTGTTACAGCGGCAATTAGTGCTCTAAAAGGTCCTTTACATGGTGGGGCAAATGAGCGTGTAATGAAGATGCTCACTGAAATTGGTGAAGTTGAGCATGTAGAATCATATATTCGAGAGAAGTTAGATCGAAAAGAGAAAATTATGGGCTTTGGTCATCGCGTATACCGTAAAGGAGATCCACGTGCCAAGCACTTAAAAGAAATGTCAAGGAGATTGACGAGCATTACTGGAGAATCTAAATGGTATGATATGTCTACAAAGATTGAGTCCATTGTAACAGGAGAAAAATCATTGCCGCCAAATGTGGACTTCTACTCAGCGTCGGTTTATCACAGTTTAGGAATTGATCATGATTTATTCACACCTATTTTCGCGGTGAGTCGTGTATCTGGCTGGTTAGCTCATATCCTTGAACAATATGACAACAATCGTTTAATCCGTCCTCGTGCTGATTACGTTGGACCGGAAAAGCAAGCTTACGTACCAATCGATGAGCGTAACTAA
- the icd gene encoding NADP-dependent isocitrate dehydrogenase produces the protein MAEGQKITVTNGVLNVPNNPIIPFIEGDGTGPDIWRAASRVLEAAVEKAYNGEKKIVWKEVLAGEKAFNQTGEWLPAETLDVIRDYTIAIKGPLTTPVGGGIRSLNVALRQELDLFVCLRPVRYFEGVPSPVKRPEDTDMVIFRENTEDIYAGIEYAKGTEEVQKVINFLKNEMGVNKIRFPETSGIGIKPVSEEGTKRLVRAAINYAIEHGRKSVTLVHKGNIMKFTEGAFKNWGYELAEQEFGDKVFTWAEYDRIVEKEGKDAANKAQDEAVAAGKIIVKDAIADIFLQQILTRPREFDVVATMNLNGDYISDALAAQVGGIGIAPGANINYETGHAIFEATHGTAPKYAGLDKVNPSSVILSGVLMLEHLGWTEAAELVIKSMEKTIASKVVTYDFARLMDGATEVKCSEFGDALIRNMD, from the coding sequence GTGGCAGAAGGTCAAAAAATTACAGTAACTAATGGTGTACTAAACGTTCCAAACAATCCAATCATCCCGTTCATCGAAGGAGATGGGACAGGCCCTGATATTTGGAGAGCCGCTTCAAGAGTGTTAGAAGCAGCGGTTGAAAAAGCATACAATGGCGAGAAGAAAATTGTTTGGAAAGAAGTATTAGCTGGGGAAAAAGCTTTTAACCAAACAGGTGAGTGGCTACCAGCAGAAACATTAGATGTTATTCGTGATTATACCATTGCGATTAAAGGACCATTAACGACTCCAGTAGGTGGAGGAATTCGTTCTTTAAACGTAGCACTTCGCCAAGAACTTGATTTATTTGTATGTCTGCGTCCTGTTCGCTACTTTGAAGGGGTACCTTCTCCAGTAAAACGCCCAGAAGATACAGACATGGTTATTTTCCGTGAGAATACAGAAGATATTTACGCAGGTATAGAATATGCAAAAGGCACAGAAGAAGTGCAAAAGGTAATCAACTTCTTAAAAAATGAAATGGGCGTGAATAAAATTCGCTTCCCAGAAACATCCGGTATCGGAATTAAGCCTGTTTCGGAAGAAGGAACAAAACGTCTAGTTCGTGCTGCCATTAATTATGCCATTGAGCATGGTCGAAAATCCGTAACACTTGTTCATAAAGGGAACATCATGAAGTTTACGGAAGGTGCTTTCAAAAATTGGGGTTATGAACTAGCTGAGCAAGAATTCGGTGACAAAGTATTTACATGGGCAGAATACGATCGCATTGTGGAGAAAGAAGGAAAAGACGCTGCCAATAAAGCTCAGGATGAAGCAGTTGCAGCAGGAAAAATTATCGTAAAAGATGCCATTGCAGATATCTTCCTTCAACAAATTTTAACTCGTCCTCGTGAGTTTGATGTTGTTGCTACGATGAATTTAAACGGTGACTATATTTCAGATGCGCTGGCAGCTCAAGTTGGTGGAATCGGTATTGCTCCTGGTGCGAACATTAACTATGAAACAGGACATGCAATCTTTGAAGCTACGCATGGTACAGCTCCGAAATACGCTGGATTAGACAAGGTTAATCCGTCATCTGTCATCCTTTCTGGTGTTTTAATGCTTGAGCATTTAGGATGGACTGAAGCAGCGGAATTAGTGATTAAATCAATGGAAAAAACGATTGCTTCTAAAGTTGTAACGTATGATTTTGCTCGACTAATGGATGGCGCAACTGAAGTAAAATGTTCTGAATTTGGAGATGCACTTATCCGAAACATGGACTAA